Below is a genomic region from Actinoallomurus bryophytorum.
CTCTTCGGCGGGTTGATGGTGGTGGGGGCGTTCTTCACGCCGGACGGCCCGGCGTCCTTCGGCTGGACCGCGTACTCACCCCTCAACAGCGTGGTCAGGACGCCCGGCATCGGCGGGGATCTGTGGATCATGGGGCTCGTGCTGTCCGGCCTCGGCACGATCCTGACCTCGGTCAACTTCGTCACCACCATCATCGGCATGCGGGCGCCGGGGATGGTGATGTTCCGGATGCCGATCTTCACGTGGAACGTCCTGTTCACCAGCGTCCTCGTGCTGATGGCCTTCCCGATCCTGGCGGCGGCGCTGCTGGTCCTGGAGGCCGACCGCAAACTCGGCGCGCACGTCTTCGACGCGAGGTTCGGCGGGGCGATGACCTGGCAGCATCTCTTCTGGTTCTTCGGCCATCCCGAGGTGTACATCATCGCGCTGCCGTTCTTCGGGATCGTGACCGAGGTGATCCCGGTCTTCAGCCGCAAGCCACTGTTCGGCTACGTCGGCATGGTCGGCGCGACGACCGCGATCACGGGCCTGTCGATGACCGTGTGGGCGCACCACATGTTCGCGACGGGCCAGGTGCTGCTGCCGTTCTTCTCGTTCATGTCCTTCCTCATCGCGATCCCGACCGGCGTGAAGTTCTTCAACTGGACGGGCACGATGTGGCGGGGGCATCTGTCGTTCGAGTCACCCATGCTGTGGGCGATCGGGTTCCTTGTGACGTTCCTGTTCGGCGGCCTGACCGGCGTCATCCTCGCCTCGCCGCCGCTGGACTTCCACGTCACCGACAGCTACTTCGTGGTGGCGCACTTCCACTACGTCGTCTTCGGCACCGTGGTCTTCGCGATGTTCGCCGGCTTCTACTTCTGGTGGCCGAAGATGACCGGGAAGATGCTCGACGATCGCCTGGGGAAAATCCACTTCTGGATGCTGTTCATCGGCTTCCATACGACGTTCCTCATCCAGCACTGGCTGGGCGCCGAGGGCATGCAGCGGCGCGTACCGGACTACTCGTCCCAGTTCGCCCCGGAGAACCTCATCTCCAGCCTGGGAGCGTTCCTGCTGGGCCTGTCGACGCTGGTGTTCATCTACAACGTGTACCGGACGGCACGGCTGGCCCCGAGAGTCGCCGTGGACGACCCGTGGGGGTACGGCAACTCCCTTGAGTGGGCGACGTCCTGCCCGCCGCCGCGGCACAACTTCCTCGCGATCCCCCGGATCAAGTCCGAGCGCCCCGCGTTCGACCTGCACTATCCCCACGCTCCGGAGGTGGAGAAGAGCCGCCGAGCCTGAAGCCTGGCCGCCCGGGCACAGTCCGGGCCGCCCCGGGTCCATGCCGTTGCATGGGAGCGGTGGCGGCCCCTGCCGCCAGGCCACCCGAGCGCCCTGCCTGAAGCCTGGCCGCCCAGGCGCAGTCGGGGCCGCGTCCCCGGGTCCATGCGTGTTTGGGAGTTGTCGCTGCCCCTACCGCCCGGCTACCCGAGCGCCCTGTGTTCGAGCTGCACTATCCCCACGCGTCGGAGGTGGAGAAAACCCGCCGAGCCTGAAGCCCGGCCACCCGGGCGCAGTCCGGGCCGCGCCCCCGGGTCCATGCCGTGTGGGGAGCGGTGGCGGCCCCTACTGCCCGGCCACCCGAGCGCCCTGCCTGAAGCTCGGCCGCCCAGGCGCAGTCCGGGCCGCGCCCCCGGGTCCATGCCATCTGTGGGAGCGGTCGCTGCCCCAACCGCCCGGCCACCCCAGCGCCCTGTGTTCGACCTGCACTATCCCCACGCGCCGGAGGTGGAGAAAAGCCGCCGAGCCCGGCCGCTGACCGGGCCGCCACCCGGTCCATGCCATGTGTGGAGAACGGCCGCCGCCCTTACCGCTCGGCCGGCCGAGGGGACACCGAGCCGCTGTTGGGTCCATGCCGTGTGCCGTCTGATGCGCACCGCGACTGGCGCGCGACGGCGCCGTACGAATCGCGCTGGCCGCTCGCGCGACCGGCTCGGGCCGCGCCGGGCCGTACTGTCAGTGGACTACGTGCGGCTCGGATGTTCTCCCCACGCCCCCGTGGTGGGGAGAACCCGGTGCCAGGGCCTCATCCGAAGTCCCGCTGTCCTACTGCGCGACGTCCGGACGACGCCTCGCCGCGTTGTCGTCGGCCGACACCAGGCCGACTCCCTCCTCGACCTTGCGACGCGCCGCGTGAACTGCCGCTCGCTACGGACAGAGACTCCGAGACGGGTCCCTCAAGCAGAAAATCCAGACTCCGGTGTAACCAAGCTCCGGCAGACCTGCACCTAGGGACGCAGGCGACTGAGACCGCGGCGGGCGACGCGTACCGCTCCCTCCGGTGACAGGCGTACTCCCCGCCACGCCGCGCGGGCGGAGGCCGGGGCGACGATCAGGGCCTGGTTCTTGTCGATACCGCGGAGTACGTCGCGGGCGAGCGCCTCGGCCGTGTAGAGCCTGCGCTGGATGCGCAGCGCGGCTTCGCGCGCGTTGGTGGCGGCCTCGGTCGGCGGCAGGTCCGGGTTGGCGTTGTCCAGCAGGGGAGTGTCCACGAAACCGGGACAGATCGCACTCACTCGTACGCCGGCGGCGGCCGCCTCGGCACGCAGGCCCAGGCTGAGCCCGACGACCGCGTGCTTGGTGGTCGTGTAGGGCAGCATCATCGGCGCGGGCACCAGCCCGGCCAGCGAGGCGGTGTTGAGGATGTGCCCGTGGCCCTGCGCCACCATGATCGGGTACGCGGCGTGCACGCCGTGGATCACGCCGCGAAGGTTGACGTCGAGCGTCCTGTTCCAGTGGTCGAGGGTGAGCTCGTCCGTCCTGCCGCCGACCGCGATGCCGGCGTTGTTGAAGACCAGGTCGAGGCGGCCGTGCCGTTCGCGTACGTCGCGGTACAGCGCGGAGACCGCGTCGGGGTCGGTCACGTCGAGCTCGGCGGCCTCGGCCGTACCGTGCCCGGACAGTCGGCCGGCGACCTCGTCGGCGCCACGCTTGTCGAGGTCGGCGACCGTCACGGTGTCGCCGCGCAGGACGAGGGCGGTGGCGATGGCGCGGCCGATGCCGGACGCACCGCCCGTGATGAGGGCGACGTTCACGAGCGGGCCGCCTTCCTGCCACGGCGGGTGGCCGGCTCGTCCCACAGTCCGACGGCACGCCAGACCTGCTTGCTTACCGGGTCCATCATGCCGATCTCGGCGGCGAGGTCACGGACCTTGGCGACGCAGTTCTTCAGCTCGGTGCCCCAGGACTCGTCGCGGTACGCCTCGCGGATCACGTCCTTGGGGATGCCGAAGTAGCGGACCATCGCGCCGGGAGGAGCGAGCATGATGCGCGCCATCAGGCCGAGGATCAGCGGTGAGACGATGCCGAGGACCTTGCGGCGTACCGGGTCGATGCGCGGCACCCGGTGCTTGAGGTAGTGCCGGGCGAACGAGATGTGCCGCGCCTCCTCGGCGATGTGGATGCGCATGATCTTTTCCTGCAGCGGGTGGAGCGGGTGGTCGCTCTTGATGGTCTGCCGCTGGAAGTAGTCGATCGGGTCCTCGCCGCCGAGGACGAAGACGAAGAACAGCTCGGTCGAGATCCGCGGGATGTGCGGGGCGACCTGCGCGATCAGGTCGAGGCTCCGCGGCATGCCCTTGATCGGCATCTCCGTACGGTTGACGAACTCCTGGAACATCATCGCGTGATGGCATTCCTCGGTCGTCTCGTGCAGGACGTACCGGAACTCCGGTGAGCCGTTCGGCAGCTTGTACGCGTAACTGAGCAGGCCGCGCTTGAGGAGGTTCTCGAACTGCAGGCCGATCTTCATCGTGGTGGCGACGCGCCACAGGCCGATCTGGGCCTGGATGTGCTCGGGCTGCTCGCGGTACCACTGGGTGGCGCCGAAGCTGTCGATCGGCGGCAGGATCCAGCGGGGGTCGTTCTTGTCCAGATGGAAGTCGGGGTCCTCCCACGGGATGTCGGCGTACGCCTCCCAGTGTTTGTCCACGGAGGCCTTGCTGAGGCGTTCGATGACGCCGACGTAGGCCTTGCGGTCCTGGACCTTTTCGCGGACTTCCTCGTCCAGCGTCGTGCTCGTGGGGTTCGACATCTTTTGCTCCCTTAGTCAGCCGGGATGAGCAGACGGGCGAAGCTCTTGAGTTGGGCCAGTACGGCCGCCTGGTGGCCGTGTTCGTCATCGTCGAGGGAGTTCTGCAGTGTCAGCCCGATGAGGGTGGCGAACAGGTTGCGGATCAGCGTGTCGGCTGCCTGCTCGTCCAGGGACACCGGGAACAGGCGATGGAACGTCTCGAGGATCACCTCGACGACCCGCTCGTTGACGCCGATGCTGAGCTCACGCAGAGTGGGGTCGGTACGCGCGGCCATGGCGAGTTCCATGAGGGCCAGCGACGGCGCCTCGCGGAAGGTGACCCAGACCAGATCGAGCGCCCCCTCGACGTTGCGCTCACTGTCGGGAAGACCGTTGAAGGCCTGCTCGTAGGCGAGGCGCTGCCCCTCCAGCAGGTGTTCGAGCGCGGCGGCGACGAGCAGCATCTTGGTGGGGTAGTGGTGCTGCTGCGCGCCACGAGAGACCCCGGCGCGACGGGCGACCTCGGTGGTGGAGGTACCCGCCCAGCCCAGCTCGGCGAGGCACTCCACGGTCGCGTCGAGCAGACGCCCCTGAGTCTCGGCGCGACGCTCCTCCTGGGTACGGGGAGCGCCCTGCTGGTCACTTCTGTGATGACGGCGGCTGCTTACTGGCACGTCTTTGACAGTAGAAGCCTGAATACAAGCAATCAAGCCTGCTTGTATGTTGCGCCTGTCACATATTGGACGCGACGTCCAAGTAGGACTGCTTTCCTTGGCCGCGGGCCGGGCCGCGGGCCGCGGGCCGCGGGCTGTGTGTTGGCAGTGACCAGGCCGTTGATGTCTAGACGCGGCAGCCGACGTCATAGGCCGCTCGACACTCGGGCTGGGCGGCTGGAGTCGGATCTCGTGTGAGTGGGTGCGTGCAGGCGGGGTTCGCGTGAGCGGGGTTCGGTGGATTGGCGTTCGGGTGAGCGGGACTCGCCTAGGCGAGCTAGGGGGTCTCAGAGGACTGCCCAGCTCCTGCCGCCGCTGACTCTCGGCCGCGAACCCTTAGCCGTGGCGCACCTTGCGAGTCTTCCGTGCATCGTCCCGACTTCCGCGGCTACAGCTGACCTCTGCGCAGCGACCTCACTCCCGCACACGGCCCCGGCCCCAGTCCCGGCCCCAGTCCCGGCCCTGGTCCCGGCCCCAGTCCCAGTCCCGGCTCCGGCTCCGGTCCCAGTCCCAGTCCCGGCTCCGGCTCCGGTCCCAGTCCCGGTCCCGGCTCCGGCCCCATTCCCATTCCCGGCCCCGGCCCCGGCCCCGGTCCCGGTCCCGGCTCCGGCCCCATTCCCGGCCCCGGTCCCGGTCCCGGCTCCGGCCCCGGTCCCGGCTCCGGTCCCGGTCCCGGCTCCGGTCCCGGTCCCGGCTCCGGTCCCAGTCCCGGCACCGGCCCCCGCCGGGGATCCCGGTTTCGGCCTTGGCCGTGGTCTCCCTGTACTGGCCCGGCTCGCGGTCCTGGCGTATCGCGGCGGCTTCCGCGCGTCGCCCTACAGTCGCCATCACGCCCGGCCTTCGGGCCACCGTCCAACGAGCCAGGCTGAGCCTTCGGGCGCCGGCTCGTACTGCCGGCTTTCCTGCCGACTTCCCTGCGGGTCGGCTGGTGTTCTCACAGCGCCCCCACCTCCCTTTCCGTCCGCAGTGGGTATTTCGGGGAGGTCTGGCATCGCGAAAAACCTCGCGCTCCTGAGCGCCGCCTTTCGTTAGGGTTGTCGCCATGCAGGTCAGCCAGTCGGACAAGCTCGCCAACGTTCTCTACGACATCCGTGGCCCGGTACTCAAACGAGCCATGCAGATGGAGGCCGAGGGTCACCAGATCCTCAAGCTGCACATCGGGAACCCCGCCCCGTTCGGCTTCGACGCTCCGGATGAGATCCTGCAGGACGTCATCCGCAACCTGCCCGTCGCCCATGGTTACAGCGACTCCAAGGGGATCCTGCCCGCGCGGCGTGCGGTCGTTCAGCACTACGAGCAGCAGGGGTTCGCCGGAGTAGACGTCGAGGACGTCTACCTCGGAAACGGTGTGTCCGAGCTGATCGTGATGGCCATGCAGGCGCTGCTCAACAACGGCGACCAGGTGCTGATCCCCGCCCCGGACTACCCGCTGTGGACGGCCGCGGTCTCCCTCGGCGGCGGCACCCCCGTCCACTATCTCTGCGACGAGTCCAACGGCTGGATGCCCGACCTCGCCGACATCGAGGCGAAGATCACCTCGGACACCAAGGCCATCGTGATCATCAACCCGAACAACCCGACCGGCGCGGTCTACTCTCGCGAGCTGCTCGAGGGTGTGGCCGAAATCGCCCGGCGGGAGGGGCTGCTGATCCTCGCCGACGAGATCTACGACCGCATCCTGTACGACGACGCGGAACACGTCTCGATCGCCCCGCTCGTCCCCGACCTGCCGTCCCTGACCTTCTCGGGCCTGTCGAAGGCGTACCGGGTCTGCGGTTTCCGCTCCGGCTGGATGGTGGTCTCCGGCCCGAAAGAACACGCCGAGTCCTACATCGAGGGCCTCGACATGCTGGCCAACATGCGGCTCTGTCCGAACGTACCTGGCCAGCACGCGATCCAGGCCGCACTCGGCGGCTACCAGACGATCAACGACCTGGTACTCCCAGGTGGCCGCCTACGCGAACAACGCGACCGCGCATGCCGCCTCCTCAACGAAATCCCGGGCGTGAGCTGCGTCAAGCCATCCGGCGCGCTGTACGTCTTCCCGCGCCTGGACCCGGTGATCTATCCGATCGAGGACGACCAGAGCTTCGTACTCGACCTCCTGGAGAGCCAGCGGATCCTGGTCGTACAGGGCAGCGGCTTCAACTGGCCCGCCCCCGACCACCTAAGGATCGTGACTCTGCAACACGCGGACGAGATCGAGGAGGCCATCGGCCGCCTGGGCGAGTTCCTGGCCACCCGCCGAGCCTGACGAACGCCAGTAACGCGCCCGAATCCGTCCACCGCTCAGCGCCCCGGGGGTCTGCCCGGCGTCAGCGCCGCGATCCTGCTGAGAGTCACACCCGGGACTCCCGGCCCACCACGCCAAGTCGGATGCATCGCGGAAGGGCATGCCAGGCCCCGGCGTGCCATGCTGATTGACGCACGGCATGCCCCAGCGCCCATGACGCGGCGCGCCGCGACGTAGGTGCGGCACCAGGTTGTGGCGGCGCGGCGTCGGGGGCGGTCGCGACGCGTTCGAACGGGCGACGTGCTACGACGGGCGACGCGTTCGGACGGGCGTCGCGCTACGACGGGCGCATCGCGGCAGGGCATGCCAGGTCCCGGCGTGCTACGCCGATTGATAGACGGCACGCCCCCGCATCCACGACGCAGCGCGCCCCGACGCAGGCCCGGCACCAGGGGTCGGCAGTGTCGCGGGCGGCCGCGACGCGATGCGACGCGTCGGGCGCATCGCGGCAGGGCAGGCCAGGTCGCGGCGTGCCACGCCGATTGACGCACGGCATGCCCCGACACCCATGACGCAGCGCGCCGCGACGCAGGTCCGGGACCACAGTGCGGCAGCGCGGCGGTATCGCGAGTGGTAGCGACGCGCCACGCCGTGTCCCGGCGGTCGGAACACGACGGCAGTCCGCGGTGCGGCGCAGCACACCGATCCGGCGTGGCACGCCGGCCCGCTCGCGTCGCGACCCGACATCTCGCCGGGCAACGTGACGCCGCACTTCGCGCTACGTGCCGCAACGCGACGCATGCTGCGCACCGCAACGCCACTTTGTGCTGCGCACGGCCTTGCAACGCTGTGTTGCGCACGGCAACGCGACATTGTGTTGCGCACGGCAACCCGACGCGAGCTGCGCGGAAATGCGATGCTCTGCGCGCGAGGCAATGCGCGCGAGCTGCACACCGCAACGCGACACACACCACCACGCGACCCTGCGCTACGCGCGACCCTGCGCTACGCGCGACCCTGCGCTACGCGCGACCCTGCGCTACGCGCGACCCCGTGCTACGCGCGACCCTGCGCGGCGTGGCCGAGTCGTCGTGTGGGCGTGGTTGGGGTGTCGGCGTGGGACCTTTCGGCGGTTGGCTGGTGGCGCTTCAGGGTCCGGGGTGCGGTGAGGGTGGTGCGGGGGTTAATCGGTTTCGTCTAGGTCCTCCGGGGTGATGTCGAGGGGGACGGACCATGGTGGGAGTCCGCTGATGAAGAGCTCCTGTAACAGGCGGGCCATCGAGTACGACGGGTCGGTGGACAGGGCGCGGTCGAGGGCGATGTTGGCCAAAGCGCCCTCGCCTGCGCGCCAGGCGGCGAAGGACAGAAGGCACGCCGGAGCTGCCG
It encodes:
- the ctaD gene encoding cytochrome c oxidase subunit I, with protein sequence MVLLGRTPPAVPGRARHRTKGEMVVSVLTSTDHKVIGYLYLTTSFSFFMVAGLAAMLIRAELATPGLQFVDGEQYNSLFTLHGTLMLLLFATPLFAGFANVIMPLQIGAPDVAFPRMNALSYWMFLFGGLMVVGAFFTPDGPASFGWTAYSPLNSVVRTPGIGGDLWIMGLVLSGLGTILTSVNFVTTIIGMRAPGMVMFRMPIFTWNVLFTSVLVLMAFPILAAALLVLEADRKLGAHVFDARFGGAMTWQHLFWFFGHPEVYIIALPFFGIVTEVIPVFSRKPLFGYVGMVGATTAITGLSMTVWAHHMFATGQVLLPFFSFMSFLIAIPTGVKFFNWTGTMWRGHLSFESPMLWAIGFLVTFLFGGLTGVILASPPLDFHVTDSYFVVAHFHYVVFGTVVFAMFAGFYFWWPKMTGKMLDDRLGKIHFWMLFIGFHTTFLIQHWLGAEGMQRRVPDYSSQFAPENLISSLGAFLLGLSTLVFIYNVYRTARLAPRVAVDDPWGYGNSLEWATSCPPPRHNFLAIPRIKSERPAFDLHYPHAPEVEKSRRA
- a CDS encoding SDR family NAD(P)-dependent oxidoreductase, coding for MNVALITGGASGIGRAIATALVLRGDTVTVADLDKRGADEVAGRLSGHGTAEAAELDVTDPDAVSALYRDVRERHGRLDLVFNNAGIAVGGRTDELTLDHWNRTLDVNLRGVIHGVHAAYPIMVAQGHGHILNTASLAGLVPAPMMLPYTTTKHAVVGLSLGLRAEAAAAGVRVSAICPGFVDTPLLDNANPDLPPTEAATNAREAALRIQRRLYTAEALARDVLRGIDKNQALIVAPASARAAWRGVRLSPEGAVRVARRGLSRLRP
- a CDS encoding AurF N-oxygenase family protein encodes the protein MSNPTSTTLDEEVREKVQDRKAYVGVIERLSKASVDKHWEAYADIPWEDPDFHLDKNDPRWILPPIDSFGATQWYREQPEHIQAQIGLWRVATTMKIGLQFENLLKRGLLSYAYKLPNGSPEFRYVLHETTEECHHAMMFQEFVNRTEMPIKGMPRSLDLIAQVAPHIPRISTELFFVFVLGGEDPIDYFQRQTIKSDHPLHPLQEKIMRIHIAEEARHISFARHYLKHRVPRIDPVRRKVLGIVSPLILGLMARIMLAPPGAMVRYFGIPKDVIREAYRDESWGTELKNCVAKVRDLAAEIGMMDPVSKQVWRAVGLWDEPATRRGRKAARS
- a CDS encoding TetR/AcrR family transcriptional regulator, whose translation is MPVSSRRHHRSDQQGAPRTQEERRAETQGRLLDATVECLAELGWAGTSTTEVARRAGVSRGAQQHHYPTKMLLVAAALEHLLEGQRLAYEQAFNGLPDSERNVEGALDLVWVTFREAPSLALMELAMAARTDPTLRELSIGVNERVVEVILETFHRLFPVSLDEQAADTLIRNLFATLIGLTLQNSLDDDEHGHQAAVLAQLKSFARLLIPAD
- a CDS encoding pyridoxal phosphate-dependent aminotransferase, whose product is MQVSQSDKLANVLYDIRGPVLKRAMQMEAEGHQILKLHIGNPAPFGFDAPDEILQDVIRNLPVAHGYSDSKGILPARRAVVQHYEQQGFAGVDVEDVYLGNGVSELIVMAMQALLNNGDQVLIPAPDYPLWTAAVSLGGGTPVHYLCDESNGWMPDLADIEAKITSDTKAIVIINPNNPTGAVYSRELLEGVAEIARREGLLILADEIYDRILYDDAEHVSIAPLVPDLPSLTFSGLSKAYRVCGFRSGWMVVSGPKEHAESYIEGLDMLANMRLCPNVPGQHAIQAALGGYQTINDLVLPGGRLREQRDRACRLLNEIPGVSCVKPSGALYVFPRLDPVIYPIEDDQSFVLDLLESQRILVVQGSGFNWPAPDHLRIVTLQHADEIEEAIGRLGEFLATRRA